Sequence from the Deltaproteobacteria bacterium genome:
CCCAGGCTGGCGAGCAGGGCGCCCGCCTCGGGCAGCTCGGCGCCGGCGGGCGCTGCCAGACACAGGAGAGAGGCGACCGCCGCACCGGCGCGAGCGGCGCGCGCGGTCACGGCGCCGTCTCCGCGTCCGCCTTCGGATCGTAGTAGGGCGCGATCTGCCGCTGCAGGTCGACGACCTTCGCCCAGGCGTCCATCGTGGGCTCGTCGAGCTCGGCGCGCTGCGCGAGCTCGTCGCTGTCGTCGACCAGCTCCTTCACGTCGCGGTAGTAGTTGCGGGTCTTGTCGTAGCCCTCGCCCTTCGCGAGGTGCCCGGCCAGGGCGCGGGTCTGGACGTGCAGCGCCTCGGCCTTCTGGCCGAGCCCGAACGCCTGCTCCGCGTCGCCCGAGCCGATCTGGCCGCCCGGCTGGTCGCGGAGGGCCTGCTGCCAGGCGTCCGCGGCATCGGCCCACTGGCCGGCGATCGCGGTGACGCGTGCCTGGTCCCAGGCCGCCAGCTCGGCGGCGGCCGGGGCCGCCGCGACGACGCTGCCGAGCGCCAGGGCACCGAGGAGCTTCCGCGCTGTCGAAGGGCTTGCTGCGCTCATCGTGGTCTCCTTCGTCCCGCCGGGCGGGCCGGAGTCGTTGCGGGCGACCGGCGCCCGGGCGGCCATTCTACGCGACTTCGGGCGCGGCGTTCGCGCGAAAGCTCATCCCCCCGGCTCGAGACCGAAGCGCAGGCTGGACGGCTCGGAGAGCTGGCCGTGGACCAGCTTCGGGAGGACCGGGGCCACGGTGACCTGGACGTTCCACCGCTGGCCGTACTCGTCGGGGCTGACGACCATGTACTGCCCCGCGAGCCCGAGCCGCACCGGCAGCCGGCCGAGCTTCACCACCTTGGCGACGCTCAGCCCGAGCGGAACGGTCCAGACGTCGCCCAGCCGGTTGGCCTTCCAGTTGGCGAGCACGTTGCCGGAGTAGCCCACGCTCCAGCCGTCCGGCAGGAAGTACGCGAAGAAGGGCTGGAGGTTCATCGAGTGGGCGTCGTCACGGCCGTTCGAGCCGGCGAAGGACCACCAGTTCTGGAACAGGGCTCCGGCGATCCACTTCTCCGAGAGGTAGCCCGCGACCGCCGCCGGCCCGACCTGCCAGCGTCCGCTCCCGGTGTAGTCGGACCCCGCGGTGGGGAAGACCCACGTGGGGCCCACTCCGAGCAGCCACTTGCCGACGAGCTTCGAAGTGGGCGAGGCGAGCTGCAGGAAGGCGGTGTCGCCGAAGGCCGTCGAGCGGTTGGCATGGAACGGGTCCTCTTCGTCCGGGTGCGGCTGGGAGGCGAAGAGCGGGATCACCGGGCGGGTGATCAGGTTCCAGTCCTCCGAGATCGAGACCGGGAGGACCGGCTGGAACAGCAGGTTCGAGCTCCAGCGGTCGCCGTGCTCGGGCGTCTCGTAGCCGAGCAGGAAGTTGTTCTGCTGGAACGTGATCGACCACAGGTCGCTCACCGGGTTGCTGAGCTGCTTGTTGATCTCGGTGGCGCTGCGGGCCCCGGCCCCTGCGGCCGGCGCCACCGGCGCGGGGTCCGCGGCGGCGGCGGGCCCCGCGGCCAGCAGCGCGAGGAGCACGGACGAAGCAGCGATCGGTGTCAGGCGGCGCACGGATCGTCCGGACTAGCTCGAGGGCGGAGGAACGACCTGGTAGATCGCGCTGCTGCCGTTGTAGAAGGGCTTGTAGAAGCTCCCGTCGGCGTAGTAGTAGGTCGTGCCGCCGATGTCCTGCCGCACGGCGCCCTGCGGCAGCTTCGCGACGGCGGCGCCTTGCGGCGGCTTCACGACCTGGTAGCCCGAGCCCTGCGGCGCGTAGTAGTGGCTGCCGTCGTAGTAGTACGGGCTGCCGGCCACGTACACCGTCGTGGTGCGGGGCGGCAGGCTCGCGACGCTGGCCCCGACGGCCAGGCCCGCGAGGGCGCCCACGGCTGCCGCGCCCGCCTCGCTGCCCCCGCCGCAGCCGTAGCAGGCGCCGCCGTAGTAGCCGGCGTTGTGGTCGTAGTAGCCGTCCCAGTGGTCGTAGGCGTTCTTCTGCATCGTCTGGGCCGTCGACTCCCGGCTCTGCTGCATGCTCTCGCCCGTGGACTGGCGGCTCGACTGCATGCTCTCGGCGGTCGCCTGGCGGTTCGCCTGGTTGCCGGACGACCAGGACTGGCGTTGCGACTGGCGGTCCTGGGCGTTGCCCTGGCCGCCCTCGAGGGAGCGCGTCCCGCCCTCCCCGCCGAGCCGGCCCGAAGCGCCGACGCTGCCGAGCCCGCCGCCACCGAAGTGGCCCTGGCCGAAGCCCCCGCCACCGCCGAATCCCCCACCGCCGAGACGGCCGCCGCCCCCGAAGCCGCCACCGCCGCGCCCCGCGAAGCCACCGCCGCCGAAGCCGCGCGCCTGACCGGCGAGCGGTGCGAGCAGCAGGCCCGCCGCCAGCGCGATCGCGAATGTCCTCCGCATCACCGGGCCTCCGCCTTCTTCATCGCCGCGACGAAGTCGATGCGCGCGGCGTCGGGCGGGAGCATCGGCTCGAAGCGGACGTCCGCGAGGCGCGCCCCGAGATCCCAGTCCGAGAAGGTGGCCGCGAAGCGGGGCTCGCCGGGGAGCCGGCTGTAGGTGATCACGACCTTGCACGGGACGAGCTGGGTCCCGTCCTGGATCCAGATCTGCCAGTCGATCGCCTTGTCGACGAAGGCCAGGTGATGGCAGCGCACGCCCTCGACCGAGGTCTCGCCGAGGTAGAGCCCGAACTGCGCGCGCGCGCGCAGGACCCGGTAGGGATCGCTGTACAGGAAGTCGGAGAGCGGCGCCGAGAAGCCGTACTGGCCGATCAGGCGGTCGATGGCCTGGTCGATCTTCCCGGGCATCGGCGCTGCGGCGTAGAGGTTCTCCTCACCGTCGAGCACGGTGATCTGCCGGCCGTCGTACCACAGCCGGTTGGCGCCGGCGTCACCTTCGTACTCGACGTACACGCGGTCGGGGCGGCGCACGGCCACGTCCTGGAGCGCGCCGAGCTCGACCTTCTGCCCGCTCGGCAGCACCTGGTCGTACTCGATGCGGGCGCGGAAGCTGAACTGGCTCGCAGCGGCGAGGACGTCGCCCATGGCGCGCAGCAGCCGGTCGGCGCGCGGGTCCACGATCGGCGGCCGCGACGGGTCGGCCTCCTCCTCGGCGCCGATCGCCGGAGGCGCCGCCAGCGCCGCGACGGCCAGCGCGAAGGCGACGGCGCAAGCGCCTGCCCGGAAGCCACCCCTCATCGCCGTCCTCGCCCGCCGGGCGCGATCCCGCTCACGGGATCCAGCCCTGCTCCCGGAACTTCGGCTCGAGCTGCTCGGCGATCACCTTTGCCGTCTGCCGCCCCCGGCCCGCGATCGTGCTGCGGCCGCTCGCCTCGCCCTCCACCTTGACCGCGCTCGACACGATCAGGCCGATCGGGTTCGCCGTCGCGATGGCGACGGCCGCCGGGACGGCGGCGCCGGGGCCCTTGGCGCCACCGGTCGCCACCGAGGCGGAGCCGAGCTTGCGCAGGCCCTCGGGCGTCATCTCGAAGCCCTCCACGACCGTGGTGAGCTTGGAGGCGCCGGCCCCGAAGCCGACCACCATGCGCTCGGCGGCGCTGCCCTCGTGGATCGACGTGAAGTACCCGTGGATCACGATGTCGTCGATCCGCGGCGTCGTGCCCGGCACCGGGACGGCGGCCGGCAGGCCCATGCGCTGGATCTCGTCGGCCAGGGCGCTCGCCACCTCGGCGCCCAGCTCGCGGCCCTCGGCCAGCTCGTCGGCGCTCATCGGCGCCGCGTCGACCCGGCCGGCCGCTGCCGACGCGCCCGGGACGTCCGCGGGCGTGACCCCGAACGGGTACACCCAGATGGTGTCGGGCCGGGGGAGCCGGCCGCTCACCTGGCTCTCGCGGTCGCTCACCTGGCTCGAGGCGCAGGCGACCGCGAGCGCCAGGGCGAGGTAGATCCCGGCAAGGGTTCGTGCGGCGTTCATCGTCGGCCTCCCGGTCGGGGTCGGCGCTCGGCACCCCCGA
This genomic interval carries:
- a CDS encoding DUF6515 family protein — its product is MRRTFAIALAAGLLLAPLAGQARGFGGGGFAGRGGGGFGGGGRLGGGGFGGGGGFGQGHFGGGGLGSVGASGRLGGEGGTRSLEGGQGNAQDRQSQRQSWSSGNQANRQATAESMQSSRQSTGESMQQSRESTAQTMQKNAYDHWDGYYDHNAGYYGGACYGCGGGSEAGAAAVGALAGLAVGASVASLPPRTTTVYVAGSPYYYDGSHYYAPQGSGYQVVKPPQGAAVAKLPQGAVRQDIGGTTYYYADGSFYKPFYNGSSAIYQVVPPPSS
- a CDS encoding DUF4410 domain-containing protein, with the translated sequence MNAARTLAGIYLALALAVACASSQVSDRESQVSGRLPRPDTIWVYPFGVTPADVPGASAAAGRVDAAPMSADELAEGRELGAEVASALADEIQRMGLPAAVPVPGTTPRIDDIVIHGYFTSIHEGSAAERMVVGFGAGASKLTTVVEGFEMTPEGLRKLGSASVATGGAKGPGAAVPAAVAIATANPIGLIVSSAVKVEGEASGRSTIAGRGRQTAKVIAEQLEPKFREQGWIP
- a CDS encoding DUF2092 domain-containing protein, which gives rise to MRGGFRAGACAVAFALAVAALAAPPAIGAEEEADPSRPPIVDPRADRLLRAMGDVLAAASQFSFRARIEYDQVLPSGQKVELGALQDVAVRRPDRVYVEYEGDAGANRLWYDGRQITVLDGEENLYAAAPMPGKIDQAIDRLIGQYGFSAPLSDFLYSDPYRVLRARAQFGLYLGETSVEGVRCHHLAFVDKAIDWQIWIQDGTQLVPCKVVITYSRLPGEPRFAATFSDWDLGARLADVRFEPMLPPDAARIDFVAAMKKAEAR